The sequence tggatttgtctgtgtCTAACCATGTACAAGGATATTTTGACCGAGTTTCATTTTCAAGAACCAGAAAAGTAGGAAAAGGTCTCACCACCTATCATCTGGAGGCCAAAAGCGTATCATCTGATCATCAGTATCATCAGCAtacactgaaaatcgagtttactCATTTTTCGTGGAGAAATTGCTCATCGTGGAGCTTTTCCATGAGTTACCTAAAATATCATATAAACTAGGTAGCGAGCATTGACAAAGTTGTCATGAAAACACCGTGGGTAATCTTCTATTTGCTGATTATTTAGTTCATTACTAGTTAGTCTGGTTTATGCAATATGCTAATTATTAAAAACGCAGAGatgtacactgataaaaatttgcacgatcgatttaTATGTAAACATCACTTCAATTCAATAcgctttttcatatcaatactGTGTGGGATGCATAAGTGTGTACCATCATTCCTGTATTACCAACAGTGTACAAGGTGCTGAACTGTAAGGCAACATGAACCGAATGCCCTAACTGACGGCGTGGCGTCTCAACCGAGGCTACCAACATGAAAAGAACTGAATCCAGTACATATTTCCCGCGCCAGCCCAGTTCCCTCCGAGACTACACGAGAGTCAGGTAAGCCACGTCGTGCTTGAAACGGCATCAAGTCGAAGGTGCTTGCTATTGGCAAGAAGCGTAAAGTTCACAAATACataccaaagcgatttgtttcaagatttcatgtgcaaattcactaagatgcgaaattagattatttttcacttagctttggtgtgtttttttctttggaCGTGATGTGTTtcgctattgaatcgaactacatgtgttacacacatcattttctagtgggaatgagtacagcacaaatgtatgtgcaaaacacttgaatcggtcaactctgtttcaattgaaatctatgtggacattcacatgaaatgcatatagaatctagaggtaacgataaatctgatcgtttttaagtgcatttcatatagggggacgggtatagcgtgatgggtaagtcgatgcctttcacgcagcccgcctgggttcgattcccaaccccgcacatagggtcagaaagtttttctggcccgaagaggcgaatgacattaatgttaaagcctctataattgaaacaaaaaaaaaagtgcatttcatataaacgtcgcatgatttccactaaatatcaataGTTTGTACAGTCATTTTATGAGTTGAGTgtttattttcataaatttcctgtgttctacaagcagtgatagatcgaatgctttgcacatgatgctagcgtgcaaattattttgagtgtaatttagttgattttgggtaggtttctaCCCAAAACTAAGCAGCGGCTGGTAAGGGTGTATTCCTCTTCAAGTTTGTTTTGTTACGTAAGTGAACTACACCACCAGGGCTTCGACGACGTTCATTTCCCATTCATGAAAAATGTTCTAGAACTGGCACATGGATAGTAACCTTACAGAtcgttcatttgaattcaaaccGAGTGTCCGGTTAGACGTGATTTCGTCTTGTTTTGTGAGGCGATAGTGTGTGTAAGACTAGAGCTGTCAAAAATCTGGTGGAAGCAGATTCTCCGAAGAATTGCATCATAAGTTTCCAGAAACGTGATTTTCGTGAGCCGTGTTTTAAGCCCCACAGGACGTAGAAATATGTTGAAGGCAGCGAAATATTTAACCCGTACACTTGCGGAGAACCGTAGTCTATTGCAGAATGTAAGTTGAACAGAATTTTCTAGCTTTTCCACTGCCATATATTACGGGCAGGATGGTGCAAAACAGCGCCGTAGAAACATGGAAGATAAACGTGAAGTGAGGTTAGGAAGTTTGAGTGCTTGTGTAATCACTTCAGTCGTTACTATAACGAAAAAAAAGGATTCTTTCGTGAAACTTCTGGCGGCACATGATCTTTGAACTCGGTCCGGAAAATGGTTGGCTTATCTttgttcttctttttttttctcacacGCAGGGTGGAATCATCGGCAACAGTCTGCAGGCTCGATTTAAGTAAGTACATTGCATTATTATCATGAATATAGCGATCAATGATAAGGAAAACATTACTGGGTCGAAAATTTCAGAAGTAGACTTGCACTTTCGTTGAATAGAACTTACTGGTGAGCAGTAACGTTGTTTACATTGGAAAATTAACATGAATCAAGGTTATCTTGAAATTTACTTGGAAAATACatatttaatttatttgaaGGATGtaatcaagtttgaaaaataatCTTATAAAAAGATCATTTTCTCACCCTCGAGAATTGTTGCGTCAGATTTTTGGAAGTTTAATTAAATGATTACGAAATCGTTTAACTGTATCAAAGAAAATGCGGAAACAATTTTGCTGTTAATTGTATTCAATTTCAGttctatgaaatgaaatttacaaaatttgaatttgaacacAGTAAAATGAAATGGTCTATGATTAGTTGTTCTGATAAATTCTACTAAATGTAAAAATCTTACTAATGAAGTAATAAGTACGCGATTAAATTTCTGTTTCTACATCTAATTTTAACACGTTTGCTTCTACCGGTAGAAACGAACATCTATGCGAAAATAAGAGATGAAATTCTTATTTTCAACAAGTCCAATTGGAATTGATACATCATGTGATTGATGTTAAAGAGATTTGTTCTTTGTTTCAAGCCAtaggattttttaaaaaaaagttgaacatTCTAGATTTGCTGCAATCAAGTAAGAATCTACaacaaatttgacaagaatccgaTCTGTCTTTTGTTCCGAAAACGTTTTGTGGCAATGATTCTGTTTTATATTTACGTAGAATCACAGATAATAGCCTGTATATGTTCGAACAAAATTTCGAATCGAAACAAAATCAATTTTGTGACTTCAATATGCAACAAAACAGAAATATCGCGTGTTGTCAATCCAGCACCCTAATTAGTGTCAATTGCGACGACATCGGCAAGTGTTTACCAGGCTTTGAGTTTTTAATACAaataggcgggtgggtaatgtcagagatataactagAAATGATTTgaacacgaataaaactgacaataATGCTGACGATAGCATTTCATTGTTAGAAAAGTATTCGATAGTTCAATGGGTTGTTTTTGGGTTTTTTATATCAATACAAGTGttgaattttcttgatattGTACAAATTCAAGAGCATTTCCCTTGTATGCGAAGCTTCTTGCTAAATAATCTTTATCGTTTCAAATGACGCATCAACCAATCTGGCTTTCTAGCCAACGcggccaactataccgatttttgtactcgatacagcaatacagatatgctcgcTTAGAACCCGATAATCCAATTTTCATACAAATAAAaaccgatttttattttttatgtttggTTGCATAGTGTTGAACCAGGTGGTGGGACCTTTGTTTTTGCTCTCAAAACTAGTGCGCTTCAAATAGATTGTTCAAGATAGATGTTGTACAGATTGTTTATTCCACCAAATacagatattaaaaaaaaaccgttggCAGCTCTGCCTCTAGCTCTGACGAATTCAAGGAAAGAAAATATCCAACCGCAAAATAGGACAAGATGTGATCCAAGTAAATTCTGTCGCTTACTGAACACTTTTTGTCTGTCTGTAGAAAGGTAATAGTATTGCTGGAAAACTCGACATTTgaacggagacccatagtgttctacaccattcgactcagctcctcgaggtcggaaaatgtctgtgtgtgcaactGATTTCCACActcttaagctcgtttgaaagctacctaGGGTCATTGTTCAAGTTGATGTGACATAACCGAAAAACCGCACTTTTGGCATCGactgaattttctcgaagatgacttaacgaatttcgataaacttaggcttatttgaaaACTAACAACTAACTGGTCAAATTTGATACGGTTGATGTGAACATTTCCGTTTCAGTAGATGCAATAATATATGTGACGTAATTGACAAATCTAaaaaagtttctcggagataaaaaaattgatttagaaaaaatGAGACTAGTTTAAAAGCCACTATCAGATCAGCTCAGAAAACAAATGGCCGAAGATAAAATCTTatgaatgttttaatgagactatttaaatgtcAAGAGgaaagcattatcacaccaatAGGGTTTTTAATACTGTGTAGTTGCACGgggaaaattttgaatattacATCAAGGTTTGATTGTGTCGTTTATgtttaattggtttttgaaatttgaataataaactaattattttattgaattttatgttATCAAAATTAAATAGTTTTAACCGAATCCTGAGATGTTCAAATTCTCTATTATGGCATTCTtcatatatttttcatatatgtTTTATACATTGTCATATGTTTCAGATACAATTAGTGGGGGAACATTTTTACACCTCCCAAGAGGTTTCGTCAACACTAAGCATATTATCATAAATAAGGTAATACACCCATATCGGTTTTACCGTGCCATATAAAATGAATCcatattatttaaaataaatcttGCAAAAAATCCGTgttatttaaaatgaaaattaaaatttcgTATTATTTGAACATAATTTGAACATTCTACAAATATTAATCGTCAATATACATATGCTTGTCGAAGGTTGCATAGCTAAGAAATttgttaataaataaaaaaaaatagcgcACATTCAAGTATAAGAGGAAATTTTTTCACCAAATTTTAAAGTTTGGAAACTACtatatattgaaatatataaGAAAATACTCTTTTAGAAGAAAAGTGCACTCTGACATTAGTTTTTCACAGtagttattattttcattacacATACTACtagtgaaattgaaaaaaaagtggaGATAGGCATCCAAAGAACTTTCAGTTAAATCTAATATGGTACAAATCGGCTAaaacatcttcgagaaaagcgtgtgtcattattttcatttgttaacACCCTGTAATTcgggaactgcaaatcggattcgAATGAAACATGAATGGGGCTCTAATAGcttccatttgaatttaagtttgtaaaaatcggtccagtatTCGTTGAGGAAAGGGAGTgaccttattttcatatttatggtgcatatcactgtgtaattccagaattagaAGTAATTCGTAAAGTCGTAATTTAAAATCTGTtcatcagtcatctccgagaaaattgagtgacattttcCACTTTTTTATGCATTCCGTAACCAGAAGGCGGATCCAAAtataactcaggaactttgtgtgagtctatatgacctttcatttgaacataaaGTTATGAAAATCGGGTTTCTCGTCTCTGcggtctccgagaaaattgagtgacaatatttatcACAATCATATTCGCACACCAAAGACAAAGCTCAGTTGGTCGAGCCAAGTCGAAACCCTCCGGCCCTAAGTTCGAAAGTTGGTTTTGACATCATCGGACCAACTGTGCAACGTATTGGGCCAACGAAGGACTTCTGTAGAACGTTTTTCCTTACCGGATGGCTATTAcgtttgcatataaaaatgaCTTTTTCCTGCAGTTAACCGGAACATTCGGGCTGAATGACTTTGGTACTACATCGATATTCAGTCGCTCCATTTCCTCCAAAgatcgcttcgagtagtggACCGACGCCAGATCCGGCCAGTACACCGTATCTTCGCGCTTATGGAATATCTTGATATACGACGCAACTTCCGGCAGGCATTTCGTATTATAAATTTCCTTGTTTAGCCTGGAGCGAAATAAGAGCGGCTTTGACCCACCCTTCCCGCTGATTGTCAGGCACAGTAGTACCTTGGTGTGTGAATTCATCTCGGAGCTCACTTCCTTCGTGGGGAAAGTAAAATAAGAAGTACCTTGCCTGGATGATAACCAGGGTAAGATAGAtctcgtcgtctatcaccaccACCACGTCGCGATTCGCCGGGAAAATCGAGTTGACCATCTTATTCAGTCGCTGCTGCTGCGTCATAGCTTGCAGCTCCAAAACCAGTGGACGCGATTTCCGCTTCATGacatgtaccttatgatcaaaaaagaaccggaattttcattttgaaattcccgcgcttgtccaatcggtaaacttttttcTCTCAacattggcaacacttttatacacattctgtcaaattttgacgcatatcgtacgattagtttttgtttggcgtctatacaaagaagttgaaaaattttcgtgtggcgatttttataatggatggtttcggctcgccttcgaagcgccattcggtcgattgttgtgcggtttcgacgtcatattcatagatccacacctcatcaaatcgccacacgaaaatttttcaacttctttgtatagacgccaaacaaaaactaatcgtacgatatgcgtcaaaatttgacagaatgtgtataaaagtgttgccaacgttgagagaataaaagtttaccgattggacaagcgcgggaattttaacatgaaaattccggttcttttttgatcataaggtatgttcaTGTTCGCCAGGTACATTTCACTGTTTGGCCGGTTGCACCGACCTTCCGGTCAAGCGCACTTTGCGATGTAGTCACTTTTCCCTCGGCCTTCCTCTTCAGGTTCCTTTGGAGCTTCTTGTCGCTCAGGGTCTTCGGCCGTCCGGCACCGGGCCTTCTTTCGATGCTTTGATGTTATAGATGCCAGCATGTGCCTTAGATGTTATAGATGCCAGCATGTGCGTATCCGGCGTCCACAAAGTGCCTTACGATGCCCGTTTTTGACGCGACGAGGTGTCGTTCTTTGAACGCCcacttctgaacggagttgcttcactgtttttgccatcacggttagagttcgaTCGATAGAGCTGTCGAAATCCATGGTAaactcattattttttttttcaaacgttagatctcaattattttttttttgcaaacatcAGATCTCAATAACATTCAACAGTGTGCTGGCAGACGAGGACCTCTCATTTGCAACTATTTTAATCAGAATCGGCCCGGTTATCTCTAAGCTCTCTACCTAACAGCAACACACATAGATAATTGCTCagatcgtcgagctgaatcgaaagaTATAGGAAAGTCGGTCTTCggacctcggaaaatttttccaaagtttgagcgaattgtttaggggttagccttatTTTGTGCAATTAAGGGATTAGCCTTGTACCTAagacacataaccgtttttatttgttttattcggTTTCGTGTcctaagcacaaaataaggcTAACTTTTGAACAATCAATTCAATTGACCCTGAAATGCATGAATTAAGTTACCATGCTCTACGTCTCTGATTGACACATTTATTTGTACCTCAATGAACTGAAATGTATTTAAAACAATCAATatcttattgttattttcagatcCGACACCGTCAAGGGTGCCGTAATCGGAATCGATCTCGGTACGACCAACTCCTGCGTTGCCGTGATGGAAGGTAAACAGGCCAAAGTTATTGAGAATGCTGAAGGTGCCCGCACTACACCGTCGCATGTCGCCTTTACCAAAGACGGTGAACGGTTGGTCGGTATGCCGGCCAAACGACAGGCTGTAACAAATTCTGCCAATACCTTTTATGCGACCAAACGCTTGATCGGCCGTCGTTTCGAAGATCCGGAAATCAAgaaagatttaaaaaatctttcCTACAAAGTGGTCAAAGCTTCTAATGGGGATGCCTGGGTGCAGGCCACCGACGGCAAGCTCTATTCGCCCAGCCAGATCGGAGCGTTTGTATTGGTAAAAATGAAGGAAACGGCTGAGGCATATCTGAATACGAACGTAAAAAATGCCGTTGTAACGGTGCCGGCTTATTTCAACGACTCGCAAAGACAGGCAACTAAGGATGCTGGTCAGATTGCTGGTTTGAATGTGCTTCGTGTGATAAACGAACCGACTGCTGCTGCTCTTGCGTATGGTATGGATAAAAGTGAGGATAAAATAATTGCCGTCTATGATTTAGGAGGTGGTACCTTCGATATCTCAATTCTGGAGATCCAGAAGGGCGTGTTTGAGGTTAAATCGACCAATGGTGATACTCTGCTGGGCGGAGAGGACTTTGACAACCATATTGTCAATTATTTGGTAGGAGAGTTCAAAAAAGACCAGGGTATTGACATCACCAAGGATCCAATGGCAATGCAACGGTTGAAGGAAGCTGCTGAGAAGGCAAAATGCGAACTTTCGTCTTCTGTCCAGACCGACATTAATCTGCCTTACATCACAATGGATGCTTCGGGACCgaaacatttgaatctaaagttCACTCGTGCTAAATTGGAACAGTTGGTTGGGGAACTGATCAAACGTACGATAGCTCCATGCCAAAAGGCATTATCCGATGCGGAAGTATCAAAGTCAGACATTGGAGAAGTACTACTCGTTGGAGGTATGACTCGTATGCCAAAGGTCCAGCAAACTGTGCAAGAAATCTTCGGGCGCACTCCATCTCGTGCTGTCAACCCAGATGAGGCTGTCGCTGTCGGTGCTGCAGTACAAGGTGGTGTTCTTGCGGGTGATGTCACGGATGTGCTCTTGCTTGACGTTACTCCCCTGTCACTTGGTATCGAAACGTTGGGTGGTGTGTTCACTCGCTTAATCACTCGTAACACCACCATTCCGACCAAGAAATCTCAGGTCTTCTCCACAGGTAAgagattttataaacaaattgtAAGATTATTTTTTAACTATGCTACCTCGATTTACAGCCGCTGATGGTCAAACACAGGTCGAGATCAAGGTGCACCAGGGTGAACGTGAAATGGCATCCGACAACAAAATGCTTGGTTCCTTCACGTTGGTAGGAATTCCACCTGCCCCTCGTGGAGTGCCACAGATCGAAGTTGTTTTCGACATCGATGCCAACGGCATTGTGCATGTGTCTGCAAAGGACAAGGGAACCGGAAAGGAACAACAGAGTACGTGAAATTCTCATTTCCTTGCTCATCCTGAAATATGGATCAATTATTTCAATCATTGCTTATTTTTCTACTTTCCAGTTGTGATTCAATCTTCCGGTGGCTTGAGCAAGGACGAAATTGAAAACATGATCAAAAACGCTGAGCAGTATGCTGCCACCGACAAACTGAAGAAGGAACGTATCGAAGCGATCAATCAAGCCGAAGGTATAGTGCACGACACTGAGTCGAAAATGGAAGAATTCAAAGATCAGTTACCCAAAGAAGAGGTATGTCTAGTATGAAGCAATTCTTAATAGAACTCGACGATATAATGTTCCGTTTTTTACAGTGTGATAAACTACGGGAAGAAATCACCAAAGTGCGGGAAATCTTGGCCAACAAGGACGATGCAGATCCAGAGGAAATCCGAAAGACTGTCAGCACACTTCAACAATCGTCACTGAAATTGTTCGAAATGGCATACAAGAAGGTTTGTTGTAGATAGCGACTTGAAGGAAAGTGTACAGTTATTGAAATTATATTCGTTTTTGTTCGCAGATGGCTTCAGAGCGCGAAAGCAGCGATAGTAGTTCCAGCAGTTCTAGCAGCAGCAGTAACGAAGAAGCtgagaaaaaagaaaacaaaaactaaaaacataTTGCTTTATGAAGCAATTAACACAAAACAGAAACATCTTGTAAAAATAGTTGTAGCCATTATAATAGATTTAGTGAAATTCGGTCAGACATTACTATGGAAGAATACAAACACACAATTTATCCAGTATCCTAGTTTTATCAGCTGATCGCTAGTGTCTTGCTAATCTCTGAAGGACTTTACTGAGGATGAAACATGATGACTAATGTGTGACGGCTATCATAGTGAGAATCGTTCTGAAGTTACTAGCGTATAAGTTATTGTATTCTGCGAATGCCAGTTTCATTTCGGCAAGACCGAGGGAGTCGATAGTGAGACTTTTTCACATTTGCGATTTTCGTTGAGATCAGTGCATCACTTGATAAGTTTTTCAGCGGGAATGTCAAGATTTTGATTTGAATGGATTTTGCTATTTTAAACAATGTTATATTTCTACTTAACGGAATTAAACCATTTCAAAATCATAGTTGGAAGATCTTTTTTTAATTCTATATCTCGGCCATTTTTTTAGCCATCTcacaaaatcaatattttgtcaatttgattcggaattcagcaTGATTTCCCAATGGATTTCGAATCAGATGCAACAATGGTTTCTGACTCggatcggaatcggttgttgtatCTGATTCGGGATCTATTTGCAAAATatactgaattccgaatcaaattccaGATGAGTTAACTTGGGACTgtacgtgatactggtaataggaaaAAATCAAGCGAAgtgaagtggaagtgagaacggtaataagggccaccgTTGTgcgtgtgaaaatagtgaaaataagtcAGTTTACAGAAAAAGATGGCCCTTATTactggtatcactacacggtgaaacccaagtgaagtgatttttgccttatcggtatcacttcacggtgaaaactaAATGAAGTGAATGAAGGTCATTATCACGAAAGTCACAAGTAAATACTTAGATGAGCTTgttgttattacgaacatcaaatcaccaaaattttgttggaaaaaatgatttttttcactacagtgattaTTTTATTAACCGTGACActagtaataggtaaaatcaagtgaagtgacatgtgagtgaagtgaaagtggaagtgagaacggtaataagggccgatgTTTCCTTGTGTTTTGTTCATACgtgcaaataactttagtccaggactcagggaggtgttgactcaatcgaattccgatgaacCATTTtgtatacagagcaaatcgtgttccgaaGTCACCGTTCCATCGAGCAGCCCCGCCTAAATGATATATTTCCATCAAATGTATTCAAATATTACAGAAATACTTTCGATCCCTTGCAATTGGCAAGTAATCGATGCGTGTTTAGttcatgtttttcaattttgtttgaatAATTAACATTTTCTCATCTTACCAATACTGGAgtttgcattcaatatttcatttCTTACCGTATCGTAACCTTCCAAACCTTCAGTCTTCTGAATCAGTCAATAACATTCTTGGAACATAGTATGATATTGCACACTTCGGAGTATTATTTCTATAGACGCTCCTACGTAAACCactaataataaaaatttcagaacgggattgatgattaaatgtcggaaaacaatgtttgaggcggttctgaaattcaagatggcgacttccggtttttttatattcctttaaaacccttacaatgtgattattttcggaacgggattgatgagtagatgtcggaaaacgatgtttgaggtggttctgaaattcaagatggctacttccggtttcttgatatttcttggaaacccttacaatatgggtatttttggaaagaaTTAGATTTCAAAACGATCACAAACATCTTTCTTTTTTGGTACCTATACACCAAATCTAtaccagagctgctaaatgtcactatcaactagtttatgtcactggactgctgccaaccaggctataccaatcatcatatattgagtgtctgagagccgatcggtcataacttaaattctcttgatattatactcaccaggacgctcattgattgccgatgcgattaatattatcttcatttctcctgtcactgcttgattacgatgtgactaaatattaatcaagcagcataaacattgaattaaattcatgtacaccaataaactccaaaatccgatgactttttacaaagaacaatgaactttatcaatttatgtttatgttagtactctcatggattttttttacttcagcagggaataggagaatgagagagagagaacaaaatgcgtcacctgtctttgactgagtatacttctacttggtaattgaactatcgagtatctcatttgacagacactttgaccgtaccgattacagttgacgatgattttagtcagtctgtcaaggtcaaaGTACCCCTACTGTAGAGGTTTACAAGGAATatcaaaaaccggaagtcgctatgttgaatttcagaaccacctcaaacatcgttttccgacatctgcttATCAATCTCGTTCcggaaatacctatattgtaagagttttcaaaaaatatcaaaagaccggaagtcgccatcttgaatttcagaaccacctcaaacatcgttttccgacatcttctcatcaatctcgctccaaaaatacccacattgtaagggtttttaaggaatatcaagaaaccggaagtcgccatcttgaatttcagaaccacctcaaacatcgttttccaacctctactcatcaatcccgttccggaaatacccatattgttaggagttttaagtaatatcaataaacctaTGCTACTTctatataaggtttctgaatttcatttagatccgacttctggtttcggaactacaggatgatatatgtaatgaaattaaaatgtcattcattttgctagtagatggctgaagcgaattcgtccatctaacattcaaatagAAGGTCTTAAGGTTTAATAAAGctgcttgttttttattcacccTAAAATTTTACGtggctacattgattttcaaaaatcttcaaTCTAATGAAATTGTTTACAATCCATAAGGCGAATTTgattgacttcggctacaccgattttcgaattccgtttccgaaagtatcgggaatagagaagcaAGAAGGTCCTATACAAAACTGACGAATTTTAATTctaaaattacagggtgatgagtttttgaaattcaaaccgtcataaaaaattacgataccaaaaaatcttcaaatttggGCTCGAAACTGTTTCGATTTATTCGTCAttctaattcatggacatacgaactatttttggttatgctggtctctgaataccgtttctggaagacGGTacaataaataatgacaaaaactgtattttatggaatgcttaatcgattgtcacatgtTTAGATTGACAAGAATAATTCTaaagtttcatacaatttctatcttctaTTCGGTTTAATCATtaacaacgaagaatattcacacgataaaaaaaggtatcatctcactgctatttGGATTAAGAACGTTTTTCCTTTTGCGACATTcagctaaccagagaccatttggtAGAAATAGGAAACGAGAATGATAGTTTTCAAGGGAGAGCA comes from Malaya genurostris strain Urasoe2022 chromosome 3, Malgen_1.1, whole genome shotgun sequence and encodes:
- the LOC131435568 gene encoding heat shock 70 kDa protein cognate 5, giving the protein MLKAAKYLTRTLAENRSLLQNGGIIGNSLQARFKSDTVKGAVIGIDLGTTNSCVAVMEGKQAKVIENAEGARTTPSHVAFTKDGERLVGMPAKRQAVTNSANTFYATKRLIGRRFEDPEIKKDLKNLSYKVVKASNGDAWVQATDGKLYSPSQIGAFVLVKMKETAEAYLNTNVKNAVVTVPAYFNDSQRQATKDAGQIAGLNVLRVINEPTAAALAYGMDKSEDKIIAVYDLGGGTFDISILEIQKGVFEVKSTNGDTLLGGEDFDNHIVNYLVGEFKKDQGIDITKDPMAMQRLKEAAEKAKCELSSSVQTDINLPYITMDASGPKHLNLKFTRAKLEQLVGELIKRTIAPCQKALSDAEVSKSDIGEVLLVGGMTRMPKVQQTVQEIFGRTPSRAVNPDEAVAVGAAVQGGVLAGDVTDVLLLDVTPLSLGIETLGGVFTRLITRNTTIPTKKSQVFSTAADGQTQVEIKVHQGEREMASDNKMLGSFTLVGIPPAPRGVPQIEVVFDIDANGIVHVSAKDKGTGKEQQIVIQSSGGLSKDEIENMIKNAEQYAATDKLKKERIEAINQAEGIVHDTESKMEEFKDQLPKEECDKLREEITKVREILANKDDADPEEIRKTVSTLQQSSLKLFEMAYKKMASERESSDSSSSSSSSSSNEEAEKKENKN